A region from the Corynebacterium halotolerans YIM 70093 = DSM 44683 genome encodes:
- a CDS encoding SURF1 family protein — translation MSSTINRRYGRTTQKKGWRTFLRPGWVFSVLAIIAFSYAAFTFLAPWQLNKDDDIVQRNEQIDAAFDLAPVAVGEVFDAHGSIEAGEEWTRVILEGRYLPQDEVLLRNRPVDSSPAFHSLTPFQLNSGEVILVNRGFEPPLEGGVPPIEAPPSGEQSIVGHARLNEIVPSSEPIEDQGYRQVHGINTDQISEVTGTDLAEDYVQLSEGEAGELNAIPVPKLDRGSHLSYGFQWIAFGIMAPLGLGYFIWAELKERRRVRREEEELAEGAVETVEDDTEPRADDRASHPENDLADAGSQKNAATARSRKLHDRYGDSQPNHYRKFAQRQRERF, via the coding sequence GTGAGCAGCACGATCAACCGCAGGTACGGCCGGACCACGCAGAAGAAGGGCTGGCGGACCTTCCTCAGGCCCGGCTGGGTGTTCTCGGTCCTCGCGATCATCGCCTTCTCCTACGCCGCCTTCACGTTCCTCGCCCCCTGGCAGCTGAACAAGGACGACGACATCGTCCAGCGCAACGAGCAGATCGACGCCGCCTTCGACCTCGCTCCCGTCGCCGTCGGGGAGGTCTTCGACGCACACGGCTCCATCGAGGCGGGCGAGGAATGGACGCGCGTTATCCTCGAGGGCCGTTACCTGCCCCAGGATGAGGTCCTGCTGCGCAACCGCCCCGTGGACTCCTCCCCGGCGTTCCACTCGCTGACTCCGTTCCAGTTGAACTCGGGCGAGGTCATCCTGGTCAACCGCGGTTTCGAGCCGCCGCTGGAGGGTGGGGTGCCGCCCATCGAGGCCCCGCCGTCCGGCGAGCAGTCCATCGTCGGACACGCCCGCCTCAACGAGATCGTGCCGTCGAGCGAGCCGATCGAGGACCAGGGCTACCGCCAGGTCCACGGCATCAACACCGACCAGATATCGGAGGTCACCGGCACCGACCTGGCCGAGGACTACGTGCAGCTGTCCGAGGGCGAGGCCGGTGAGCTCAACGCCATCCCGGTGCCGAAGCTCGACCGCGGCTCGCACCTGTCCTACGGCTTCCAGTGGATCGCCTTCGGCATCATGGCGCCGCTGGGCCTGGGCTACTTCATCTGGGCCGAGCTCAAGGAGCGCCGCCGCGTGCGCCGCGAGGAGGAGGAACTCGCCGAGGGCGCGGTTGAGACCGTAGAAGACGACACCGAACCGCGTGCCGACGACCGTGCCTCCCACCCGGAGAACGACCTGGCCGACGCCGGGTCCCAGAAGAATGCGGCCACCGCCCGTTCCCGCAAGCTGCACGACCGCTACGGCGACAGCCAGCCCAACCACTACCGGAAGTTCGCCCAGCGGCAGCGGGAGCGCTTCTGA
- a CDS encoding DUF3052 domain-containing protein has product MVDAPGVVNKTAQEYVQLLGIEPGMIVQEVGWDSDCDSAISEAVEDVIGEELLDEDTDELCDVVLLWWRDEDGDLVDGLVDSIRPLAENGRIWLLTPGAGRSGTVAPGDINESAQLAGLVQTSAERLGQWQGSCLVQRGNTKK; this is encoded by the coding sequence GTGGTGGACGCTCCGGGCGTCGTCAATAAGACTGCCCAGGAATACGTACAACTTCTCGGTATTGAACCGGGAATGATCGTTCAGGAAGTCGGCTGGGACAGCGACTGTGACAGCGCCATCTCCGAGGCCGTCGAAGACGTCATCGGCGAAGAGCTCCTGGATGAAGACACTGACGAACTCTGTGACGTCGTCCTGCTGTGGTGGCGAGACGAGGACGGTGACCTCGTCGACGGACTGGTCGACAGCATCCGTCCGCTCGCCGAGAACGGCCGCATCTGGCTGCTGACCCCCGGCGCCGGCAGGTCCGGCACCGTGGCTCCGGGTGACATCAACGAGTCCGCGCAGCTGGCCGGCCTGGTGCAGACCTCGGCCGAGCGTCTCGGCCAGTGGCAGGGCTCCTGCCTGGTCCAGCGCGGCAACACCAAGAAGTAG
- the aceE gene encoding pyruvate dehydrogenase (acetyl-transferring), homodimeric type, whose product MAENLDATDKKDDSNFPLIRDGVASYLNDSDPEETREWMDSLDGLLSETSPERARYLMLRLLERATAKRVPLPTLTSTDFVNTIPTTMEPEFPGDEEMEKRYRRWMRWNAAIMVHRAQRPEISVGGHISTYAGAAPLYEVGFNHFFRGKDHPGGGDHVFFQGHASPGMYARAYLEGRLSEDDLDGFRQEVSRPQGGLPSYPHPHGMPQFWEFPTVSMGLGPMNAIYQARFNKYLTNRGIKDTSEQHVWAFLGDGEMDEPESRGLLQQAALYNLDNLTFVVNCNLQRLDGPVRGNSQIVQELESFFRGAGWNVIKVIWGREWDELLEKDKDGALVHIMNTTPDGDYQTFKANDGAYVREHFFGRDERTLKLVEDMTDEEIWNLRRGGHDYRKVHAAYKRAVETKDRPTAILALTIKGYGLGHNFEGRNATHQMKKLTLEDLKLFRDKQGIPISDEELEKDPYLPPYYHPGEDSEEIRYMLERRKELGGFLPERREQYTPLEVPPIDKLRSVRKGSGKQEVATTMALVRTFKELMRDKELGKRIVPIIPDEARTFGMDSWFPTLKIYNPHGQNYVPVDHDLMLSYRESTDGQILHEGINEAGSVASFTAAATSYATHGEPMIPLYIFYSMFGFQRTGDGIWAAADQMARGFLIGATAGRTTLTGEGLQHMDGHSPILASTNPGVVTYDPAFSYEVAHLIREGIDRMYGPDRGENVIYYLTVYNEPSHQPAEPEDLDVEGLHKGIYLYSKGEGSGHEASILASGIGMQEALRAQEILSEDYGVAANIFSVTSWVELARDGAAKNQEQLRHPDQETEEPFATKQLKQAGSGPYVAVSDFATDLQEQIRAYVPGQYLVLGTDGFGFSDTRPAARRHFNTDAESIVVAVLMGLAREDKIDLSVAAQAAEKYNLDDPTKA is encoded by the coding sequence ATGGCTGAAAACCTCGACGCCACGGATAAGAAGGACGACTCCAACTTCCCGCTCATCCGTGACGGCGTCGCCTCGTACCTCAACGACTCGGATCCGGAGGAGACCCGCGAGTGGATGGACTCCCTCGACGGTCTTCTCTCCGAGACGTCGCCGGAGCGCGCCCGTTACCTGATGCTGCGTCTGCTGGAGCGTGCGACGGCCAAGCGAGTCCCGCTGCCGACCCTTACCTCCACCGACTTCGTCAACACCATCCCCACCACCATGGAGCCGGAGTTCCCGGGTGATGAGGAGATGGAGAAGCGTTACCGCCGCTGGATGCGCTGGAACGCCGCCATCATGGTGCACCGCGCCCAGCGCCCGGAGATCTCGGTCGGCGGCCACATCTCCACCTACGCGGGCGCCGCCCCGCTGTATGAGGTCGGTTTCAACCACTTCTTCCGGGGCAAGGACCACCCGGGCGGCGGTGACCACGTCTTCTTCCAGGGCCACGCCTCCCCGGGCATGTACGCCCGTGCCTACCTTGAGGGCCGGCTGAGCGAGGACGACCTCGACGGCTTCCGCCAGGAGGTCTCCCGCCCGCAGGGCGGGCTGCCCTCCTACCCGCACCCGCACGGGATGCCGCAGTTCTGGGAGTTCCCGACCGTGTCCATGGGTCTGGGCCCGATGAACGCGATCTACCAGGCGCGCTTCAATAAGTACCTGACCAACCGCGGCATCAAGGACACCTCCGAGCAGCACGTGTGGGCCTTCCTCGGCGACGGCGAGATGGACGAGCCGGAGTCGCGTGGTCTGCTGCAGCAGGCCGCCCTGTACAACCTGGACAACCTGACCTTCGTGGTCAACTGCAACCTGCAGCGTCTCGACGGCCCGGTCCGCGGCAACTCGCAGATCGTCCAGGAGCTGGAGTCCTTCTTCCGCGGCGCCGGCTGGAACGTCATCAAGGTCATCTGGGGCCGCGAGTGGGACGAGCTGCTGGAGAAGGACAAGGACGGCGCCCTCGTCCACATCATGAACACCACCCCGGACGGCGACTACCAGACCTTCAAGGCCAATGACGGCGCCTACGTCCGCGAGCACTTCTTCGGCCGCGACGAGCGCACCCTCAAGCTCGTCGAGGACATGACCGACGAGGAGATCTGGAACCTGCGCCGCGGTGGCCACGACTACCGCAAGGTCCACGCCGCCTACAAGCGCGCCGTGGAGACCAAGGACCGCCCGACCGCGATCCTGGCGCTGACCATCAAGGGCTACGGCCTGGGCCACAACTTCGAGGGCCGCAACGCCACCCACCAGATGAAGAAGCTGACCCTCGAGGACCTCAAGCTCTTCCGCGACAAGCAGGGCATCCCGATCTCCGACGAGGAGCTGGAGAAGGACCCCTACCTGCCGCCGTACTACCACCCCGGCGAGGACTCCGAGGAGATCAGGTACATGCTCGAGCGCCGCAAGGAGCTCGGTGGCTTCCTCCCGGAGCGCCGCGAGCAGTACACCCCGCTGGAGGTCCCGCCGATCGACAAGCTGCGCAGCGTGCGCAAGGGCTCGGGCAAGCAGGAGGTCGCCACCACCATGGCGCTCGTGCGCACCTTCAAGGAGCTCATGCGCGACAAGGAGCTGGGCAAGCGTATCGTCCCGATCATCCCGGACGAGGCCCGCACCTTCGGCATGGACTCCTGGTTCCCGACGCTGAAGATCTACAACCCGCACGGCCAGAACTACGTGCCGGTGGACCACGACCTGATGCTGTCCTACCGCGAGTCCACCGACGGCCAGATCCTGCACGAGGGCATCAACGAGGCCGGCTCCGTGGCGTCCTTCACCGCCGCCGCCACCTCGTACGCCACCCACGGCGAGCCGATGATCCCGCTGTACATCTTCTACTCGATGTTCGGCTTCCAGCGCACCGGCGACGGCATCTGGGCCGCCGCCGACCAGATGGCGCGTGGCTTCCTGATCGGCGCGACCGCCGGCCGCACCACCCTGACCGGTGAGGGCCTCCAGCACATGGACGGCCACTCCCCGATCCTGGCGTCCACGAACCCGGGCGTGGTCACCTATGACCCGGCCTTCTCCTACGAGGTCGCGCACCTCATCCGCGAGGGCATCGACCGCATGTACGGCCCCGACCGCGGCGAGAACGTCATCTACTACCTCACCGTGTACAACGAGCCGTCGCACCAGCCGGCCGAGCCGGAGGATCTCGACGTCGAGGGCCTCCACAAGGGCATCTACCTCTACTCCAAGGGCGAGGGCTCGGGCCACGAGGCCTCCATCCTGGCCTCCGGCATCGGCATGCAGGAGGCCCTGCGCGCCCAGGAGATCCTGAGCGAGGACTACGGCGTGGCCGCCAACATCTTCTCCGTGACCTCCTGGGTCGAGCTGGCCCGCGACGGCGCGGCGAAGAACCAGGAGCAGCTGCGCCACCCGGATCAGGAAACCGAGGAGCCCTTCGCCACGAAGCAGCTCAAGCAGGCCGGCTCCGGCCCGTACGTGGCGGTCTCCGACTTCGCCACGGACCTGCAGGAGCAGATCCGCGCCTACGTCCCGGGCCAGTACCTCGTCCTGGGCACCGACGGCTTCGGTTTCTCCGACACCCGTCCGGCCGCCCGCCGCCACTTCAACACCGACGCCGAGTCCATCGTCGTCGCCGTGCTGATGGGCCTGGCCCGCGAGGACAAGATCGACCTGTCGGTCGCCGCGCAGGCCGCCGAGAAGTACAACCTGGACGACCCGACCAAGGCCTAA
- a CDS encoding DUF1707 SHOCT-like domain-containing protein, which produces MSQMQFNEDRERAQEALTRAVGEGRLDLGEFTDLVGVVWATDDKTTLDRIIAEATPQAPPPATQHLAGTPAATPFAPHPVVPEASQQLSSFLGDVTRKGEWLVPERLSVRAILGDTYLDLRRATAASPVVTLHLDTFLGDIRIVVPPGVYVDVQVNSILGDSKVDTSEALPGAPRVVLTGTCILGDVKVTTKEVDDKPSFWWRWL; this is translated from the coding sequence ATGAGCCAGATGCAGTTCAACGAGGACCGCGAGCGCGCCCAGGAGGCCTTGACCAGGGCGGTCGGCGAGGGCCGCCTCGACCTCGGTGAGTTCACCGACCTGGTGGGCGTGGTCTGGGCCACCGACGACAAGACCACCCTCGACCGCATCATCGCCGAGGCCACCCCGCAGGCCCCGCCACCGGCCACGCAACACCTGGCCGGCACGCCCGCCGCCACCCCCTTCGCCCCGCATCCGGTCGTCCCCGAGGCCAGCCAGCAGCTGTCCTCCTTCCTGGGCGATGTGACCCGCAAGGGCGAATGGCTCGTGCCCGAGCGGCTGAGCGTGCGCGCCATCCTCGGCGACACCTACCTCGATCTGCGCCGGGCCACCGCCGCCAGCCCGGTGGTCACCCTCCACCTGGACACCTTTCTCGGGGACATCCGCATCGTCGTCCCGCCGGGGGTGTACGTGGACGTGCAGGTCAACAGCATCCTCGGGGACAGCAAGGTGGATACCTCTGAAGCACTGCCCGGTGCGCCGCGGGTGGTGCTCACCGGCACCTGCATCCTGGGTGACGTCAAGGTCACCACCAAGGAAGTGGACGACAAGCCCTCCTTCTGGTGGCGCTGGCTCTGA
- a CDS encoding DUF1707 domain-containing protein: MNDDNRPGKPRDEDREQLQADLTRLVGTGRLQFAEFDELMDIIWSTDDKTVLDRIRARYLTYQSPEAPQYPPQQPGYPPAQYQQPGYPPYQGHPQQPGQPQPPAHYGQPQPMAQPGAQHFPQPVAPPNQPVTSNMGAIRRSGEWTVPAHSTFKLNAASLHLDLRQAHAAAPVVTFDINANFSTIQVIVPPGVHVDNRMKESWSSSDIQVTAPAPGAPRVILTGSARGSEIKVETKQLTERGAVWRKLLGGGW; encoded by the coding sequence GTGAACGACGACAACCGCCCCGGCAAGCCCCGGGACGAGGACCGCGAGCAGCTCCAGGCCGACCTGACCCGCCTCGTGGGCACCGGTCGGCTGCAGTTCGCCGAGTTCGACGAGCTCATGGACATCATCTGGTCCACCGATGACAAGACGGTCCTCGACCGCATCCGCGCCCGCTACCTGACCTACCAGAGCCCGGAAGCCCCGCAGTATCCGCCCCAGCAGCCGGGTTACCCGCCGGCCCAGTACCAGCAGCCGGGTTACCCGCCGTACCAGGGTCATCCTCAGCAACCCGGCCAGCCCCAGCCGCCGGCGCACTACGGCCAGCCCCAGCCGATGGCCCAGCCGGGAGCGCAGCACTTCCCGCAGCCGGTCGCACCGCCCAATCAGCCGGTGACCTCGAATATGGGCGCCATCCGCCGCAGCGGTGAGTGGACCGTGCCCGCCCACTCGACGTTCAAGCTCAACGCCGCTTCCCTGCACCTGGATCTGCGGCAGGCGCACGCCGCCGCCCCGGTGGTCACCTTCGACATCAACGCCAATTTCTCCACCATCCAGGTCATCGTCCCGCCGGGTGTGCACGTGGACAACCGGATGAAGGAGTCCTGGTCGTCCTCCGACATCCAGGTCACCGCCCCCGCCCCCGGTGCCCCGCGCGTCATCCTCACCGGCTCTGCCCGCGGTTCGGAGATCAAGGTGGAGACGAAGCAGCTCACCGAACGTGGCGCCGTCTGGCGCAAACTCTTGGGCGGGGGCTGGTAG
- a CDS encoding alpha/beta fold hydrolase, which translates to MQFDVSSVPRALRRYWLGLVSPARRKLARQRGQFGLDGREPGLRNLDREGIVESDGLRLRYYEVGPQDADLTVVFVHGFGLAAKSFFQQVEHLRERHPGVRGVLLDFRGHGRSDTVPPERCTVTGVADDLHAVLAERVPSGRLILVGHSLGGPVIFNLLRRCPPNLHERIAGLVIVSSSFDPFADHGIPQLLGTSLASQAHGVAEAAPDLAERLRRVVTRNLAPGLAVAIYRRPTDYAILEFHAQMFHETPLESYLGFFDDLRDHDELAAGEKLAGIPGYVLLGELDDVSPENHFERLKKAWPEAWLQVGEAAGHMLPLEEPEIVNAAIDRLVAAVGVCRR; encoded by the coding sequence ATGCAGTTCGACGTCTCCTCTGTGCCGCGTGCCCTCCGCAGGTACTGGCTGGGGCTGGTCTCGCCCGCGCGGCGGAAACTCGCCCGCCAGCGCGGACAGTTCGGCCTCGATGGACGCGAACCAGGACTACGGAATCTGGATCGTGAGGGGATCGTCGAATCCGATGGGCTCCGTTTGAGGTACTACGAGGTCGGACCGCAGGACGCGGATCTGACGGTGGTGTTCGTCCACGGCTTCGGACTCGCCGCCAAATCCTTCTTCCAGCAGGTGGAGCACCTGCGGGAACGACATCCCGGGGTGCGCGGCGTGCTACTGGATTTCCGCGGCCACGGCCGCAGCGACACCGTCCCGCCGGAACGGTGCACGGTGACCGGGGTGGCGGACGATCTGCACGCGGTACTGGCCGAGCGGGTGCCGTCCGGCCGGCTCATCCTGGTGGGGCACTCCCTGGGCGGGCCGGTGATCTTCAACCTGCTGCGGCGGTGCCCGCCGAACCTGCACGAACGGATCGCGGGCCTGGTCATCGTGAGCTCGTCCTTCGATCCGTTCGCCGATCACGGCATCCCGCAGCTGCTCGGCACCTCCCTGGCCTCGCAGGCCCACGGGGTGGCCGAGGCAGCGCCGGACCTGGCCGAGCGGCTGCGCCGGGTAGTCACCCGGAACCTCGCGCCGGGCCTGGCCGTGGCCATCTACCGCCGGCCCACCGACTACGCGATCCTCGAGTTCCACGCGCAGATGTTCCACGAGACCCCGCTGGAGAGCTACCTGGGTTTCTTCGATGATCTGCGCGACCACGACGAGCTGGCGGCGGGGGAGAAGCTGGCGGGGATCCCTGGCTACGTGCTCCTCGGTGAGCTCGACGACGTGTCCCCGGAAAACCACTTCGAGCGGCTGAAGAAGGCGTGGCCTGAGGCCTGGCTGCAGGTCGGTGAGGCCGCCGGGCACATGCTGCCGCTGGAGGAACCGGAGATCGTCAACGCGGCGATCGACCGGTTGGTGGCCGCGGTTGGCGTCTGTAGAAGGTAG
- a CDS encoding acyl carrier protein, translated as MSTPVSHAEHLPQLAQIIEEASGIESEAIVPEAKISELGIDSLSLIEIAVRTEDTFGVRLDDSTVLGFTTVGEMLDYIVTHEDK; from the coding sequence ATGAGTACCCCCGTCTCCCATGCCGAGCACCTGCCCCAGCTGGCCCAGATCATCGAGGAGGCCTCCGGCATCGAGTCCGAGGCGATTGTGCCCGAGGCCAAGATCAGCGAACTGGGCATCGACTCGCTCTCGCTCATCGAGATCGCCGTGCGCACCGAGGACACCTTCGGTGTGCGCCTGGATGACTCGACCGTGCTGGGTTTCACCACCGTCGGCGAGATGCTGGACTACATCGTCACCCACGAGGACAAGTAG
- a CDS encoding HAD-IIA family hydrolase produces the protein MTASISYLTDMDGVLIKEGEMIPGADRFIHALRENDIEFMVLTNNSIHTPRDLSARLASSGLDIPADRIWTSATATAHFLARQEKEGTAYVVGESGLTTALHAAGWILTDTNPEFVVLGETRTYSFEAITTAINLIARGARFICTNPDVTGPAPQGILPATGAVAALITAATGKTPYFIGKPNPVMMRSALNTIGAHSERAVMIGDRMDTDIKTGLEAGMRTILVRTGIADDSEIARYPFRPIRTVDSIADVAENILDPFGDGYYLESE, from the coding sequence ATGACAGCGAGCATTTCGTACCTGACCGACATGGACGGCGTCCTCATCAAGGAGGGCGAGATGATCCCCGGGGCCGACCGCTTCATCCACGCACTGCGTGAGAACGACATCGAGTTCATGGTGCTGACCAACAACTCGATCCACACCCCGCGTGACCTGTCCGCCCGCCTGGCCTCCTCGGGTCTCGACATCCCGGCCGACCGGATCTGGACCTCGGCGACCGCCACCGCCCACTTCCTGGCCCGTCAGGAGAAGGAGGGCACCGCCTACGTCGTCGGCGAGTCCGGCCTGACCACCGCGCTGCACGCGGCCGGCTGGATCCTCACCGACACGAATCCCGAGTTCGTGGTGCTCGGCGAGACCCGCACCTACTCCTTTGAGGCGATCACCACCGCGATCAACCTCATCGCGCGCGGGGCACGGTTCATCTGCACCAACCCGGACGTCACCGGCCCCGCCCCGCAGGGCATCCTGCCGGCCACCGGCGCCGTCGCCGCCCTGATCACCGCGGCCACGGGCAAGACCCCCTATTTCATCGGCAAACCCAACCCGGTGATGATGCGCTCGGCGCTGAACACCATCGGCGCCCACTCCGAGCGCGCCGTGATGATCGGCGACCGCATGGACACCGACATCAAGACCGGCCTCGAGGCCGGCATGCGCACCATTCTCGTGCGCACCGGCATCGCGGATGACTCCGAGATCGCCAGGTACCCCTTCCGCCCCATCCGCACCGTCGATTCGATCGCCGACGTCGCGGAGAACATCCTCGATCCCTTCGGCGACGGCTACTACCTCGAGAGCGAGTAG
- the egtD gene encoding L-histidine N(alpha)-methyltransferase produces MSEQHVLEEDLRKGLWEEPATLPPRWFYDERGSRLFDEITRLPEYYQTRAEAAILGECAAELIAACRPVTVLELGSGTSTKTRILLDAWLAGGAAGDAGGREFIPIDVSAEITEEAAGQLTQAYPGLRVNPVIADFHHLPDPLPGVAGRRLLLFLGGTIGNFTEEERARFLSKVRARLAPGDHLIIGHDLVKDPARLETAYDDAAGVTAEFNLNVLDVIARTVPTAGLDRGDFRHEARWNDRQRRIEMHLVAEKPVDIAFPSLGRRRRFTEGESILTEISRKFAPGELAGDAARAGFTRERTCTDSRGDFALDLYRV; encoded by the coding sequence GTGAGCGAGCAACACGTCCTCGAGGAGGACCTGCGCAAGGGGCTCTGGGAGGAACCGGCGACGCTCCCGCCGCGCTGGTTCTACGACGAGCGGGGAAGCCGGCTCTTCGACGAGATCACCCGGTTGCCCGAGTACTACCAGACCCGCGCCGAGGCGGCGATCCTCGGCGAGTGCGCCGCCGAGCTGATCGCGGCCTGCCGTCCCGTGACGGTACTGGAACTCGGGTCCGGGACCTCCACCAAGACACGGATCCTCCTCGACGCCTGGCTGGCCGGAGGTGCTGCCGGTGACGCGGGTGGCAGGGAGTTCATCCCGATCGACGTCAGCGCCGAGATCACGGAGGAGGCCGCCGGGCAGCTCACGCAGGCCTACCCGGGCCTGCGGGTCAACCCGGTCATCGCGGACTTCCACCACCTGCCCGACCCGCTACCCGGGGTGGCCGGCCGCCGCCTGCTGCTGTTCCTCGGCGGGACCATCGGCAACTTCACCGAGGAGGAGCGCGCCCGGTTCCTGTCGAAGGTCCGGGCCCGGCTGGCACCGGGCGACCACCTGATCATCGGCCACGACCTGGTGAAGGACCCGGCCCGGCTGGAGACCGCCTACGACGACGCCGCCGGCGTGACCGCGGAATTCAACCTCAATGTCCTCGACGTGATCGCCCGGACGGTGCCCACGGCAGGCCTCGACCGGGGCGACTTCCGGCACGAGGCGCGCTGGAACGACCGGCAGCGGCGGATCGAGATGCACCTGGTCGCCGAGAAACCGGTGGACATCGCATTCCCCAGCCTGGGGAGGCGGCGCCGGTTCACGGAAGGCGAGTCCATCCTGACGGAGATCTCCCGGAAATTCGCCCCCGGCGAGCTGGCCGGGGACGCCGCCCGGGCCGGGTTCACGCGGGAGCGGACCTGCACCGACAGCCGGGGCGACTTCGCGCTCGACCTGTACCGGGTCTGA